One Clostridium sp. CM027 genomic window carries:
- the gcvH gene encoding glycine cleavage system protein GcvH gives MKTLKELFYSKDHEWIKIKGNKAYVGISDYAQHALGDIVFVELPEVDAEITSGDVFGVIESVKAASDMYIPFSGKILEVNDDVVDNPVLVNEDCYENWMFLIEITNKEELKELMNEEQYNEYCSKEK, from the coding sequence ATGAAAACATTAAAGGAATTATTTTATAGTAAAGATCATGAATGGATAAAAATTAAAGGTAATAAGGCATACGTTGGAATTTCTGATTATGCACAACATGCTTTAGGAGATATTGTTTTTGTTGAGCTACCAGAGGTAGATGCAGAAATTACTAGTGGGGATGTTTTTGGGGTCATTGAGTCTGTTAAAGCAGCTTCTGACATGTATATTCCATTTAGTGGAAAGATTTTAGAGGTAAATGATGATGTAGTAGATAACCCAGTATTAGTAAACGAAGACTGCTATGAAAATTGGATGTTTCTTATAGAAATTACAAATAAGGAAGAATTAAAAGAACTTATGAACGAAGAGCAATATAATGAATATTGCAGTAAGGAGAAATAA
- the gcvT gene encoding glycine cleavage system aminomethyltransferase GcvT translates to MKNLKKTPLYSVYKEYGGKIVDFAGWQMPIQFEGIISEHEAVRSAAGLFDVSHMGEVEVKGAEAFEFVQNLVTNDLAVLEDNQILYTFMCYENGGVVDDLLIYKFGKEHFYLVINAGNIEKDFQWMIDNKGAYDMELTNISNEVAEVAIQGPKAQKILQKIADIDLDEIKFFYCKRDVLVDGVKCLISRTGYTGEDGFEIYTSPEEIEKLWHKLFNIGEEEGLKPTGLGCRDTLRFEACLPLYGNELSQDITPLEAGLGFFVKLKKNEFIGKEALLKQKEQGLKRKSVGFEMKDRGIPRHGYEVTAFGEKIGVVTTGYFSPTLKKNIGLALIDSKYSELGTEIEIGIRGKALKAEVISKKFYKKNYNK, encoded by the coding sequence TTGAAAAATTTAAAAAAAACGCCGCTATATAGTGTTTATAAAGAATATGGTGGGAAAATAGTTGATTTTGCTGGGTGGCAAATGCCAATACAGTTTGAAGGGATAATTTCTGAACATGAAGCTGTAAGGTCCGCTGCTGGACTTTTCGATGTATCACACATGGGAGAAGTGGAAGTAAAAGGAGCCGAGGCTTTCGAATTTGTACAAAATTTAGTTACAAATGATTTAGCAGTACTTGAAGATAATCAAATACTATATACTTTTATGTGCTATGAAAACGGAGGAGTAGTTGATGATCTTTTAATATATAAATTTGGTAAGGAACATTTCTATCTTGTTATAAATGCAGGGAACATAGAGAAAGATTTTCAATGGATGATTGACAATAAGGGCGCCTATGATATGGAACTCACTAATATTTCAAATGAGGTAGCAGAGGTTGCGATTCAAGGACCAAAGGCACAAAAGATACTTCAAAAAATAGCTGATATAGATTTAGATGAAATTAAATTTTTCTATTGTAAACGAGATGTTCTTGTAGATGGTGTAAAATGTCTTATTTCAAGAACAGGGTATACAGGTGAGGATGGGTTTGAAATATACACTTCCCCAGAGGAAATAGAAAAATTATGGCATAAACTATTTAATATAGGTGAGGAAGAAGGACTTAAGCCCACAGGGCTCGGCTGCAGAGACACTTTAAGATTCGAAGCTTGCCTCCCTTTATATGGAAACGAATTATCTCAAGATATTACACCGCTTGAAGCAGGACTTGGATTTTTTGTAAAGCTTAAAAAAAATGAATTTATAGGAAAAGAAGCTCTTTTAAAGCAAAAAGAACAAGGTCTTAAGAGGAAATCAGTAGGGTTTGAAATGAAGGATAGGGGAATTCCAAGACATGGTTATGAAGTTACTGCATTCGGAGAAAAAATCGGAGTGGTAACAACGGGATATTTCTCGCCTACATTAAAGAAAAATATAGGTCTTGCTTTAATAGATTCTAAATACTCAGAATTAGGTACAGAAATTGAAATTGGGATTAGAGGTAAAGCATTAAAAGCTGAGGTAATAAGTAAAAAATTTTATAAGAAAAATTATAACAAATAA
- the gcvPA gene encoding aminomethyl-transferring glycine dehydrogenase subunit GcvPA: MFPYIPNTLEDEKVMLKSVGAESVQELFKDIPEDLKLNRDLNINSPMSELEVQKHVKSLCNKNKSAEELVCFLGAGVYDHYIPSIIKHIVSRSEFYTSYTPYQPEISQGTLQAIFEYQTLICSLTGLDVANASMYDGATSCAEAAFMAAEHTKRKSIIVSKTVHPEIRKVVHTYAKFKGLELIEVDEKEGVTDTLKLKELVDSSVAGVIVQNPNFFGIIEDMRSVEKITHDNKAILIMSVDPISLAILKTPGEIGADIVVGEGQSLGNAMNFGGPYLGFMATTKKLMRKMPGRIVGQTIDVDGKRAFVLTLQAREQHIRREKATSNICSNQALNALTAAIYLTTMGKQGLKEVAYQSTQKAHYAFNEIIKLEKYEPVFNKPFFKEFVIQGQERASIINDKLLENNIIGGYDIEKNYPDHKNALLFCVTEKRTKPEICELITAMEGIK, translated from the coding sequence ATGTTTCCTTATATACCTAATACTTTAGAAGACGAAAAGGTAATGTTAAAAAGTGTGGGTGCGGAGTCTGTACAGGAACTGTTTAAAGACATACCAGAGGACCTTAAATTAAATAGAGATCTAAATATAAATTCACCCATGTCAGAACTGGAAGTACAAAAACACGTAAAATCACTTTGTAATAAAAATAAAAGCGCTGAAGAGTTAGTTTGTTTTTTAGGAGCTGGAGTTTACGATCATTATATACCTTCTATAATAAAGCATATAGTTTCAAGATCAGAATTTTATACATCATATACACCTTATCAACCAGAGATAAGCCAAGGTACTCTTCAGGCTATTTTTGAATATCAAACATTAATATGCAGTTTGACCGGACTAGATGTTGCGAATGCATCTATGTATGATGGTGCTACGAGTTGCGCTGAAGCTGCTTTTATGGCTGCTGAGCATACAAAAAGAAAATCTATAATTGTATCTAAAACAGTACATCCAGAAATTAGAAAAGTCGTTCATACCTATGCAAAATTTAAGGGATTAGAACTAATAGAAGTAGATGAGAAGGAAGGAGTTACTGATACTCTAAAATTAAAAGAACTTGTAGATAGCAGTGTGGCAGGAGTTATAGTTCAAAACCCTAATTTCTTTGGAATAATTGAAGATATGAGGTCGGTTGAAAAAATTACTCATGATAATAAAGCTATTCTAATAATGAGCGTAGATCCTATATCTCTTGCCATATTAAAAACTCCAGGAGAAATAGGAGCAGATATTGTGGTAGGGGAAGGCCAATCACTTGGAAATGCAATGAACTTTGGAGGACCTTATTTGGGATTCATGGCAACGACGAAAAAACTTATGAGAAAAATGCCAGGAAGGATTGTAGGTCAGACCATCGACGTAGATGGAAAAAGAGCCTTTGTATTAACGCTTCAAGCTAGGGAACAACATATAAGACGCGAAAAAGCGACTTCTAATATATGTTCAAATCAAGCTTTAAATGCATTAACTGCTGCAATTTATCTTACAACTATGGGAAAACAGGGATTAAAAGAAGTGGCATATCAAAGCACTCAAAAGGCGCACTATGCTTTTAATGAAATAATTAAATTAGAAAAATACGAGCCAGTATTTAATAAACCTTTCTTTAAGGAGTTCGTAATTCAGGGACAGGAAAGGGCTAGTATTATTAACGATAAATTATTAGAAAATAATATAATTGGTGGATATGATATAGAGAAAAATTACCCTGACCATAAAAATGCTCTACTATTCTGTGTAACAGAAAAAAGAACAAAACCAGAAATTTGTGAGCTAATAACTGCAATGGAGGGGATAAAATGA
- a CDS encoding lipoate--protein ligase — translation MIYINNTNTSPYFNLAAEEYLLKKFKEDCFMLWSDEPCIIVGKNQNTLSEINLDYIKTNNIPVVRRLSGGGTVFHDLGNLNFTFIKNSSEENFNNFRKFTLPILNVLNLLNINAEFSGRNDLTIEGKKFSGNAQYNYKNRVLHHGTLLFSSNISDLSKALQAKPLKFQDKSIKSVLSRVTNISSHLTRSLSIMEFKELIMNYIITKNNSDYLYEFTPYDLNSINKLATEKYSTWEWNFGHSPKYNFTNEKKFSFGTVECNMEVQHGIIKDITIYGDFFSKLDISDIDAALIGINHVESDVKKALSAFNISDYFSNANIEDILSCMF, via the coding sequence ATGATTTATATAAATAACACAAATACAAGTCCCTATTTTAACTTAGCAGCGGAAGAATATTTGCTAAAAAAATTTAAAGAAGACTGTTTTATGCTCTGGAGTGATGAGCCTTGTATCATCGTCGGAAAAAACCAAAATACCTTATCAGAAATTAACCTAGACTATATAAAAACAAATAATATTCCTGTGGTAAGGAGATTGTCTGGTGGAGGCACTGTTTTTCACGATTTAGGCAATTTGAATTTCACTTTTATCAAAAATAGTAGTGAAGAAAATTTTAATAATTTCAGAAAATTCACCTTGCCAATTTTAAATGTTTTAAACTTACTTAACATAAATGCAGAATTTAGTGGAAGAAATGATCTAACCATTGAAGGTAAAAAATTCTCAGGCAATGCACAATATAATTACAAAAACAGAGTTCTTCATCATGGCACCTTGCTTTTTTCATCAAATATTTCGGATTTATCAAAAGCATTACAAGCTAAACCTTTAAAATTTCAAGACAAAAGTATTAAATCCGTATTAAGCAGGGTAACTAATATAAGTTCGCACTTAACACGGTCTCTATCTATCATGGAATTTAAAGAGTTAATTATGAACTATATTATTACAAAAAATAATTCAGATTATTTGTATGAATTCACTCCATATGATTTAAATAGTATAAATAAGCTTGCCACTGAAAAATATTCTACTTGGGAATGGAATTTTGGCCATTCACCAAAATATAATTTCACAAATGAAAAGAAGTTTTCATTTGGAACTGTTGAATGTAATATGGAAGTACAACATGGAATAATAAAAGATATTACGATATATGGTGATTTTTTTAGCAAACTTGATATCTCGGACATAGATGCTGCCCTTATAGGCATAAATCATGTGGAATCTGATGTAAAAAAAGCGCTTTCAGCCTTTAATATATCTGATTATTTTTCAAATGCAAATATAGAAGATATTTTAAGTTGTATGTTTTAA